In one Lycium barbarum isolate Lr01 chromosome 7, ASM1917538v2, whole genome shotgun sequence genomic region, the following are encoded:
- the LOC132603269 gene encoding uncharacterized protein LOC132603269 isoform X1, producing the protein MGHDEYLSRSKSTFEGKLGGDEPFYDSDDPGSFEIETDDEADDEDAVEKPTKKSRRPKRIRNRVIFYPKCKEIVWETGLAFESAKHFRKALTRYAVQEHVELDKYVNEPTRVRVKCTAGCPWLLFASFDSRTKDFIVKNYNPVYKCNGTTKNKLVNSLYISERYRDRIISEPGIRIFELQTLVRKELEVYIGRTVARKARSIVLQQIMGDNVEEFKRILDYRDELLRTNPGSTCVVRLSEETFEGGVKRFQSFYICFDAMKKAFKAGCRKAIRLGGCFLKGVSKGQILVAVCKDGNNHMLPLAWAVVEVENAFTWRWFINILRHDLELGDGTGLTTLSDMQKGLHIAIKDLLPNAEQRMCAGHVLANFSKKNGKA; encoded by the exons ATGGGACATGATGAATATTTATCTAGGAGTAAGAGTACATTTGAAGGAAAATTGGGTGGGGATGAGCCATTTTATGACTCAGATGATCCAGGTAGCTTTGAAATAGAGACTGATGATGAAGCTGATGACGAAGATGCGGTTGAAAAGCCTACTAAAAAGTCAAGGAGACCAAAAAGAATTAGAAATAGGGTTATTTTTTATCCTAAGTGTAAAGAAATAGTTTGGGAGACTGGTCTTGCATTTGAAAGTGCTAAACATTTTAGGAAAGCACTTACTAGGTATGCAGTTCAAGAACATGTAGAGTTGGATAAATATGTCAATGAACCAACTAGGGTGAGGGTAAAGTGTACTGCTGGCTGTCCATGGTTATTGTTTGCCAGTTTTGATTCTAGAACAAAAGATTTTATTGTGAAGAATTATAATCCTGTTTACAAGTGCAATGGCACAACAAAGAACAAGTTGGTAAATTCTTTGTATATTTCAGAAAGGTACAGGGACAGAATTATTTCTGAACCTGGCATTAGAATTTTTGAGCTTCAAACtttggtaagaaaggaattaGAGGTGTATATTGGTAGGACTGTGGCAAGGAAAGCCAGAAGCATTGTTTTGCAACAAATCATGGGTGACAATGTAGAGGAGTTCAAAAGAATTTTGGATTATAGGGATGAGCTTTTAAGGACTAATCCAGGTAGCACATGTGTGGTTAGGCTGAGTGAAGAAACTTTTGAAGGTGGAGTCAAAAGGTTTCAGTCCTTTTACATATGTTTTGATGCCATGAAGAAGGCATTCAAGGCTGGTTGTAGGAAGGCAATTCGGTTGGGTGGGTGTTTTTTAAAAGGTGTTAGTAAAGGGCAAATACTTGTGGCTGTTTGTAAAGATGGGAATAACCATATGCTACCACTGGCTTGGGCAGTGGTTGAAGTTGAGAATGCTTTTACTTGGAGATGGTTTATCaacattctaaggcatgatcttgAGCTTGGAGATGGGACTGGTTTGACAACTCTTTCAGATATGCAAAAG GGTCTGCATATAGCGATTAAGGATCTGCTGCCAAATGCAGAACAAAGAATGTGTGCAGGACATGTgcttgccaatttttccaaaaaaaatggaAAGGCATAG
- the LOC132603269 gene encoding uncharacterized protein LOC132603269 isoform X2, translated as MLKGISCYHAIAALYFRKLEPIHYVAHWYTKDTYLKTYNSFIQPVTNMAMWPKSTNPPVLPPEIKKLPGRLRKCRRKEQTENKTGKLSKRDVEMTCSLCHAKSHNKKGCPMNPQSVRGRGRARGRGTSTSSTRSSVGSSTVPSNSQPGRGRGRPRGSVKQAMAAAFRSGRGTGQSSTSHASDASASVTGRGAPFKRPRVVGMRVLQTQSGFKIVNPGMANQSATMPMNSAVVTGSLGHHKPRPGGLKWKRSPAITQQGLQQMSGQKRMKTRAKAAELNSLSQTSSSTAQK; from the exons ATGCTGAAAGGTATTTCCTGCTATCATGCCATAGCTGCACTTTATTTCAGAAAATTGGAACCTATTCACTATGTTGCACATTGGTACACTAAGGACACTTACCTTAAAACATACAACTCATTCATTCAGCCTGTTACTAATATGGCAATGTGGCCAAAGTCAACCAATCCTCCTGTCCTCCCACCTGAGATTAAAAAGCTGCCAGGTAGGCTAAGGAAGTGTAGAAGAAAGGAGCAGACAGAAAACAAGACAGGGAAGCTGTCAAAAAGAGATGTTGAGATGACCTGCAGCTTGTGCCATGCAAAGAGTCACAATAAGAAGGGTTGTCCTATGAATCCACAATCTGTCAGAGGCAGAGGAAGGGCAAGGGGGAGAGGGACAAGTACTAGTTCAACAAGGTCAAGTGTTGGTTCTTCTACAGTACCAAGTAATTCCCAACCAGGTAGAGGAAGGGGAAGACCAAGAGGTTCTGTCAAACAG GCCATGGCTGCTGCATTTCGATCTGGAAGGGGTACAGGACAGTCGTCTACATCACAT GCTTCTGATGCAAGTGCATCAGTTACTGGAAGAGGGGCACCCTTTAAGAGGCCAAGAGTTGTGGGAATGAGAGTGCTTCAGACCCAAAGTGGTTTCAAAATTGTCAAT CCTGGAATGGCAAATCAGTCTGCAACCATGCCTATGAATTCAGCAGTAGTCACTGGTAGTCTTGGACATCACAAACCAAGACCAGGAGGACTAAAATGGAAAAGGAGTCCAGCTATAACACAACAAGGTCTTCAACAAATGAGTGGACAAAAGAGAATGAAAACAAGGGCCAAAGCTGCTGAGTTGAACTCTTTAAGTCAAACGAGTTCATCAACTGCCcagaaatga
- the LOC132603269 gene encoding uncharacterized protein LOC132603269 isoform X3: MLKGISCYHAIAALYFRKLEPIHYVAHWYTKDTYLKTYNSFIQPVTNMAMWPKSTNPPVLPPEIKKLPGRLRKCRRKEQTENKTGKLSKRDVEMTCSLCHAKSHNKKGCPMNPQSVRGRGRARGRGTSTSSTRSSVGSSTVPSNSQPGRGRGRPRGSVKQAMAAAFRSGRGTGQSSTSHPGMANQSATMPMNSAVVTGSLGHHKPRPGGLKWKRSPAITQQGLQQMSGQKRMKTRAKAAELNSLSQTSSSTAQK; the protein is encoded by the exons ATGCTGAAAGGTATTTCCTGCTATCATGCCATAGCTGCACTTTATTTCAGAAAATTGGAACCTATTCACTATGTTGCACATTGGTACACTAAGGACACTTACCTTAAAACATACAACTCATTCATTCAGCCTGTTACTAATATGGCAATGTGGCCAAAGTCAACCAATCCTCCTGTCCTCCCACCTGAGATTAAAAAGCTGCCAGGTAGGCTAAGGAAGTGTAGAAGAAAGGAGCAGACAGAAAACAAGACAGGGAAGCTGTCAAAAAGAGATGTTGAGATGACCTGCAGCTTGTGCCATGCAAAGAGTCACAATAAGAAGGGTTGTCCTATGAATCCACAATCTGTCAGAGGCAGAGGAAGGGCAAGGGGGAGAGGGACAAGTACTAGTTCAACAAGGTCAAGTGTTGGTTCTTCTACAGTACCAAGTAATTCCCAACCAGGTAGAGGAAGGGGAAGACCAAGAGGTTCTGTCAAACAG GCCATGGCTGCTGCATTTCGATCTGGAAGGGGTACAGGACAGTCGTCTACATCACAT CCTGGAATGGCAAATCAGTCTGCAACCATGCCTATGAATTCAGCAGTAGTCACTGGTAGTCTTGGACATCACAAACCAAGACCAGGAGGACTAAAATGGAAAAGGAGTCCAGCTATAACACAACAAGGTCTTCAACAAATGAGTGGACAAAAGAGAATGAAAACAAGGGCCAAAGCTGCTGAGTTGAACTCTTTAAGTCAAACGAGTTCATCAACTGCCcagaaatga
- the LOC132603269 gene encoding uncharacterized protein LOC132603269 isoform X5, with protein sequence MLKGISCYHAIAALYFRKLEPIHYVAHWYTKDTYLKTYNSFIQPVTNMAMWPKSTNPPVLPPEIKKLPGRLRKCRRKEQTENKTGKLSKRDVEMTCSLCHAKSHNKKGCPMNPQSVRGRGRARGRGTSTSSTRSSVGSSTVPSNSQPGRGRGRPRGSVKQPGMANQSATMPMNSAVVTGSLGHHKPRPGGLKWKRSPAITQQGLQQMSGQKRMKTRAKAAELNSLSQTSSSTAQK encoded by the exons ATGCTGAAAGGTATTTCCTGCTATCATGCCATAGCTGCACTTTATTTCAGAAAATTGGAACCTATTCACTATGTTGCACATTGGTACACTAAGGACACTTACCTTAAAACATACAACTCATTCATTCAGCCTGTTACTAATATGGCAATGTGGCCAAAGTCAACCAATCCTCCTGTCCTCCCACCTGAGATTAAAAAGCTGCCAGGTAGGCTAAGGAAGTGTAGAAGAAAGGAGCAGACAGAAAACAAGACAGGGAAGCTGTCAAAAAGAGATGTTGAGATGACCTGCAGCTTGTGCCATGCAAAGAGTCACAATAAGAAGGGTTGTCCTATGAATCCACAATCTGTCAGAGGCAGAGGAAGGGCAAGGGGGAGAGGGACAAGTACTAGTTCAACAAGGTCAAGTGTTGGTTCTTCTACAGTACCAAGTAATTCCCAACCAGGTAGAGGAAGGGGAAGACCAAGAGGTTCTGTCAAACAG CCTGGAATGGCAAATCAGTCTGCAACCATGCCTATGAATTCAGCAGTAGTCACTGGTAGTCTTGGACATCACAAACCAAGACCAGGAGGACTAAAATGGAAAAGGAGTCCAGCTATAACACAACAAGGTCTTCAACAAATGAGTGGACAAAAGAGAATGAAAACAAGGGCCAAAGCTGCTGAGTTGAACTCTTTAAGTCAAACGAGTTCATCAACTGCCcagaaatga
- the LOC132603269 gene encoding uncharacterized protein LOC132603269 isoform X4 translates to MDDVFVTLRFNHGGRLRKCRRKEQTENKTGKLSKRDVEMTCSLCHAKSHNKKGCPMNPQSVRGRGRARGRGTSTSSTRSSVGSSTVPSNSQPGRGRGRPRGSVKQAMAAAFRSGRGTGQSSTSHASDASASVTGRGAPFKRPRVVGMRVLQTQSGFKIVNPGMANQSATMPMNSAVVTGSLGHHKPRPGGLKWKRSPAITQQGLQQMSGQKRMKTRAKAAELNSLSQTSSSTAQK, encoded by the exons GTAGGCTAAGGAAGTGTAGAAGAAAGGAGCAGACAGAAAACAAGACAGGGAAGCTGTCAAAAAGAGATGTTGAGATGACCTGCAGCTTGTGCCATGCAAAGAGTCACAATAAGAAGGGTTGTCCTATGAATCCACAATCTGTCAGAGGCAGAGGAAGGGCAAGGGGGAGAGGGACAAGTACTAGTTCAACAAGGTCAAGTGTTGGTTCTTCTACAGTACCAAGTAATTCCCAACCAGGTAGAGGAAGGGGAAGACCAAGAGGTTCTGTCAAACAG GCCATGGCTGCTGCATTTCGATCTGGAAGGGGTACAGGACAGTCGTCTACATCACAT GCTTCTGATGCAAGTGCATCAGTTACTGGAAGAGGGGCACCCTTTAAGAGGCCAAGAGTTGTGGGAATGAGAGTGCTTCAGACCCAAAGTGGTTTCAAAATTGTCAAT CCTGGAATGGCAAATCAGTCTGCAACCATGCCTATGAATTCAGCAGTAGTCACTGGTAGTCTTGGACATCACAAACCAAGACCAGGAGGACTAAAATGGAAAAGGAGTCCAGCTATAACACAACAAGGTCTTCAACAAATGAGTGGACAAAAGAGAATGAAAACAAGGGCCAAAGCTGCTGAGTTGAACTCTTTAAGTCAAACGAGTTCATCAACTGCCcagaaatga
- the LOC132603270 gene encoding putative late blight resistance protein homolog R1B-23 isoform X1 — MAYADVVSLIQTLKQLMQQKPRWVIGDTRKMVESLLDSVGYFQNFLEKIYLRRQVFGKSEELERAIRIAVNDIENVIELEIYEYNQLELCSRVALPRQPLCDDLPPLVEKIDTVKRKTMKNSFATNEDLQLGDSLVGHSSSRRVENLNLENVVVGLEDDLMKIMRRLIGPPSSREIVSILGMGGIGKTTLAKKAYHHPEIRSRFDIHVWVTISQEYLTRDLWLGILSCISQLKNEVQDETYRLAVRDEINESSDDQLMHMIYKKLMRRRYLVIMDDIWSKDIWDLMTRIFPDDNNGSRIILTSRHKEVAEHADPDSNPHEMSLLNTDNSWKLLHDKVFGVEHACPPELEDIGKQVAQKCQGLPLALLVVAGHLSKISRTRECWDDVAKTISKIVASEPDKCLGVLGMSYSYLPNHLKACFLSMGAFPEDFEVSTERLIQLWVAEGILRNERLKSLEETGKQSLEDLISRNLIIVRKRRFNGEMKTCGIHDLVRDLILRQAEKEKFLQVTRKHDVIRRFNDSASKPHVYRYSSHSRISHGDCWKSTSSLTRTLYLFNGLKLAPPPSKQIPFLARFKLLRVLAILQYTFREFPLDITKLVHLRYLEFNCNDDLHCSVSKLYNLQHLIFGGQSNLPVEIWKMKPLRHLEVKKIASFCVPSSKAVSSFMLQNLEGLSDLSISCCTKELFTGIPNLKRLKIHGAWAECSRDMISQTLNSLSCLNQVEILKIACSRKLYPHPLPSKYALPTSLKRLTLRCTYLPWEDMANIVMLPNLEVLKIKDNGFDGDVWRLSDEETFNQLKFLLIDRTNLKRWEAGSVNFPKLQHLVLKRCIYLEEIPKDIREIYTLESIELLNCRTSAAKSVKEIKEEQESMANDCLSVCIHEKPCEIQLCISLCLYFTF, encoded by the coding sequence ATGGCTTACGCAGATGTGGTTTCTCTCATTCAAACTTTGAAGCAACTTATGCAGCAAAAGCCACGTTGGGTTATTGGTGATACTAGAAAAATGGTGGAATCTCTCCTTGATAGTGTTGGATATTTCCAAAATTTTCTTGagaagatttacttgagaaggcaAGTCTTTGGAAAATCTGAAGAGTTGGAGAGAGCGATTAGAATTGCAGTGAACGACATAGAGAATGTGATTGAACTGGAGATATATGAATATAATCAACTGGAGCTCTGTTCAAGAGTGGCATTGCCACGCCAGCCTTTATGTGACGACTTGCCTCCCCTCGTAGAAAAGATTGATACTGTGAAGAGGAAGACGATGAAAAATAGTTTTGCTACAAATGAGGATCTGCAACTGGGAGATTCATTGGTAGGTCATTCATCATCTAGACGTGTTGAAAATCTGAATCTAGAAAATGTTGTCGTGGGTCTTGAAGACGActtgatgaaaatcatgagaagACTAATAGGGCCCCCCTCTAGTCGAGAAATTGTCTCAATTTTGGGCATGGGGGGGATTGGCAAGACGACTCTTGCTAAGAAAGCATACCATCATCCTGAAATCAGGAGTCGCTTTGACATCCATGTTTGGGTAACAATATCTCAAGAATATCTCACTAGAGATTTGTGGCTGGGCATTCTTTCCTGTATTTCTCAGCTGAAAAATGAGGTTCAAGATGAGACTTATCGGTTGGCGGTGAGAGATGAGATTAATGAAAGTAGTGATGATCAGCTGATGCATATGATATACAAAAAGTTAATGCGTCGGAGGTATCTTGTTATCATGGATGATATTTGGAGTAAAGACATATGGGATCTTATGACAAGAATTTTTCCAGATGATAACAATGGGAGTCGCATTATTTTGACTAGCAGGCACAAAGAGGTTGCTGAGCATGCAGATCCTGATAGCAATCCTCATGAGATGAGCCTATTGAATACAGATAATAGTTGGAAGTTACTTCATGACAAGGTGTTTGGGGTAGAACATGCATGTCCTCCTGAATTAGAGGATATTGGAAAGCAAGTAGCGCAAAAGTGCCAAGGACTACCTTTAGCTCTTCTAGTGGTTGCAGGGCATCTCTCCAAAATTTCTAGAACACGCGAATGTTGGGATGATGTTGCCAAAACTATTAGTAAAATTGTTGCTAGTGAGCCAGATAAATGTCTTGGAGTGCTTGGAATGAGTTATAGTTACTTGCCTAATCACCTAAAAGCATGCTTCCTTTCTATGGGAGCATTCCCAGAAGATTTTGAGGTTTCCACTGAGAGACTAATCCAGTTATGGGTTGCTGAAGGTATTCTAAGGAATGAAAGGCTCAAAAGCTTGGAAGAAACGGGAAAACAGTCCTTGGAAGATCTTATTAGTAGGAACCTGATAATAGTTAGAAAAAGGAGATTTAATGGAGAGATGAAAACATGTGGAATTCATGATCTGGTGCGCGACTTGATTCTAAGACAAGCTGAGAAAGAGAAGTTCTTGCAGGTTACAAGGAAGCATGATGTCATCAGAAGATTCAATGATTCAGCTAGTAAGCCTCATGTTTATCGCTACAGTTCACATTCAAGGATTTCTCACGGGGATTGCTGGAAGTCGACATCTAGTCTGACCCGAACATTGTACTTATTCAACGGACTAAAACTTGCTCCGCCTCCTTCTAAACAAATACCTTTTTTGGCACGCTTCAAACTTCTAAGAGTGTTGGCAATCCTTCAATATACGTTTCGAGAATTCCCTCTTGACATAACCAAATTAGTACATCTCAGATATCTTGAATTCAATTGTAATGATGATCTTCATTGTTCAGTGTCAAAGCTTTATAATCTGCAACATTTGATTTTTGGCGGACAGTCCAATTTACCAGTAGAGATCTGGAAGATGAAACCTTTGAGGCATCTTGAGGTAAAAAAGATCGCTTCTTTTTGTGTTCCATCAAGTAAGGCAGTGTCTAGTTTCATGTTACAAAATCTTGAGGGACTTTCAGATCTAAGTATTTCCTGCTGTACTAAGGAATTGTTTACTGGTATTCCTAATCTAAAGAGGCTGAAAATTCATGGGGCTTGGGCAGAATGCAGCAGAGATATGATCTCCCAGACGCTAAATAGCCTTTCTTGTTTAAATCAAGTTGAAATATTGAAGATCGCATGCTCCAGAAAATTATACCCACACCCACTCCCAAGTAAGTATGCTTTGCCTACATCCCTGAAGAGGTTGACATTAAGATGTACCTATTTACCATGGGAAGACATGGCAAATATTGTAATGTTGCCAAACCTCGAAGTGCTTAAAATTAAAGACAATGGATTTGATGGTGATGTGTGGAGATTAAGTGATGAAGAGACTTTCAATCAACTTAAGTTCCTCCTAATCGATAGGACAAATCTGAAGCGCTGGGAAGCTGGCAGTGTTAACTTCCCAAAGCTGCAACACCTGGTTCTGAAAAGATGCATATACCTTGAGGAAATCCCTAAAGACATACGGGAAATTTATACCTTGGAGTCAATAGAGTTGCTTAATTGCCGAACTTCTGCTGCGAAATCCGTCAAAGAAATTAAAGAAGAGCAAGAGAGCATGGCAAATGATTGCCTTAGTGTCTGCATCCATGAGAAACCTTGTGAGATTCAACTCTGTATTTCTTTGTGTTTGTACTTTACATTCTAA
- the LOC132603270 gene encoding putative late blight resistance protein homolog R1B-23 isoform X2: protein MAYADVVSLIQTLKQLMQQKPRWVIGDTRKMVESLLDSVGYFQNFLEKIYLRRQVFGKSEELERAIRIAVNDIENVIELEIYEYNQLELCSRVALPRQPLCDDLPPLVEKIDTVKRKTMKNSFATNEDLQLGDSLVGHSSSRRVENLNLENVVVGLEDDLMKIMRRLIGPPSSREIVSILGMGGIGKTTLAKKAYHHPEIRSRFDIHVWVTISQEYLTRDLWLGILSCISQLKNEVQDETYRLAVRDEINESSDDQLMHMIYKKLMRRRYLVIMDDIWSKDIWDLMTRIFPDDNNGSRIILTSRHKEVAEHADPDSNPHEMSLLNTDNSWKLLHDKVFGVEHACPPELEDIGKQVAQKCQGLPLALLVVAGHLSKISRTRECWDDVAKTISKIVASEPDKCLGVLGMSYSYLPNHLKACFLSMGAFPEDFEVSTERLIQLWVAEGILRNERLKSLEETGKQSLEDLISRNLIIVRKRRFNGEMKTCGIHDLVRDLILRQAEKEKFLQVTRKHDVIRRFNDSASKPHVYRYSSHSRISHGDCWKSTSSLTRTLYLFNGLKLAPPPSKQIPFLARFKLLRVLAILQYTFREFPLDITKLVHLRYLEFNCNDDLHCSVSKLYNLQHLIFGGQSNLPVEIWKMKPLRHLEVKKIASFCVPSSKAVSSFMLQNLEGLSDLSISCCTKELFTGIPNLKRLKIHGAWAECSRDMISQTLNSLSCLNQVEILKIACSRKLYPHPLPSKYALPTSLKRLTLRCTYLPWEDMANIVMLPNLEVLKIKDNGFDGDVWRLSDEETFNQLKFLLIDRTNLKRWEAGSVNFPKLQHLVLKRCIYLEEIPKDIREIYTLESIELLNCRTSAAKSVKEIKEEQESMANDCLSVCIHEKPWWD from the exons ATGGCTTACGCAGATGTGGTTTCTCTCATTCAAACTTTGAAGCAACTTATGCAGCAAAAGCCACGTTGGGTTATTGGTGATACTAGAAAAATGGTGGAATCTCTCCTTGATAGTGTTGGATATTTCCAAAATTTTCTTGagaagatttacttgagaaggcaAGTCTTTGGAAAATCTGAAGAGTTGGAGAGAGCGATTAGAATTGCAGTGAACGACATAGAGAATGTGATTGAACTGGAGATATATGAATATAATCAACTGGAGCTCTGTTCAAGAGTGGCATTGCCACGCCAGCCTTTATGTGACGACTTGCCTCCCCTCGTAGAAAAGATTGATACTGTGAAGAGGAAGACGATGAAAAATAGTTTTGCTACAAATGAGGATCTGCAACTGGGAGATTCATTGGTAGGTCATTCATCATCTAGACGTGTTGAAAATCTGAATCTAGAAAATGTTGTCGTGGGTCTTGAAGACGActtgatgaaaatcatgagaagACTAATAGGGCCCCCCTCTAGTCGAGAAATTGTCTCAATTTTGGGCATGGGGGGGATTGGCAAGACGACTCTTGCTAAGAAAGCATACCATCATCCTGAAATCAGGAGTCGCTTTGACATCCATGTTTGGGTAACAATATCTCAAGAATATCTCACTAGAGATTTGTGGCTGGGCATTCTTTCCTGTATTTCTCAGCTGAAAAATGAGGTTCAAGATGAGACTTATCGGTTGGCGGTGAGAGATGAGATTAATGAAAGTAGTGATGATCAGCTGATGCATATGATATACAAAAAGTTAATGCGTCGGAGGTATCTTGTTATCATGGATGATATTTGGAGTAAAGACATATGGGATCTTATGACAAGAATTTTTCCAGATGATAACAATGGGAGTCGCATTATTTTGACTAGCAGGCACAAAGAGGTTGCTGAGCATGCAGATCCTGATAGCAATCCTCATGAGATGAGCCTATTGAATACAGATAATAGTTGGAAGTTACTTCATGACAAGGTGTTTGGGGTAGAACATGCATGTCCTCCTGAATTAGAGGATATTGGAAAGCAAGTAGCGCAAAAGTGCCAAGGACTACCTTTAGCTCTTCTAGTGGTTGCAGGGCATCTCTCCAAAATTTCTAGAACACGCGAATGTTGGGATGATGTTGCCAAAACTATTAGTAAAATTGTTGCTAGTGAGCCAGATAAATGTCTTGGAGTGCTTGGAATGAGTTATAGTTACTTGCCTAATCACCTAAAAGCATGCTTCCTTTCTATGGGAGCATTCCCAGAAGATTTTGAGGTTTCCACTGAGAGACTAATCCAGTTATGGGTTGCTGAAGGTATTCTAAGGAATGAAAGGCTCAAAAGCTTGGAAGAAACGGGAAAACAGTCCTTGGAAGATCTTATTAGTAGGAACCTGATAATAGTTAGAAAAAGGAGATTTAATGGAGAGATGAAAACATGTGGAATTCATGATCTGGTGCGCGACTTGATTCTAAGACAAGCTGAGAAAGAGAAGTTCTTGCAGGTTACAAGGAAGCATGATGTCATCAGAAGATTCAATGATTCAGCTAGTAAGCCTCATGTTTATCGCTACAGTTCACATTCAAGGATTTCTCACGGGGATTGCTGGAAGTCGACATCTAGTCTGACCCGAACATTGTACTTATTCAACGGACTAAAACTTGCTCCGCCTCCTTCTAAACAAATACCTTTTTTGGCACGCTTCAAACTTCTAAGAGTGTTGGCAATCCTTCAATATACGTTTCGAGAATTCCCTCTTGACATAACCAAATTAGTACATCTCAGATATCTTGAATTCAATTGTAATGATGATCTTCATTGTTCAGTGTCAAAGCTTTATAATCTGCAACATTTGATTTTTGGCGGACAGTCCAATTTACCAGTAGAGATCTGGAAGATGAAACCTTTGAGGCATCTTGAGGTAAAAAAGATCGCTTCTTTTTGTGTTCCATCAAGTAAGGCAGTGTCTAGTTTCATGTTACAAAATCTTGAGGGACTTTCAGATCTAAGTATTTCCTGCTGTACTAAGGAATTGTTTACTGGTATTCCTAATCTAAAGAGGCTGAAAATTCATGGGGCTTGGGCAGAATGCAGCAGAGATATGATCTCCCAGACGCTAAATAGCCTTTCTTGTTTAAATCAAGTTGAAATATTGAAGATCGCATGCTCCAGAAAATTATACCCACACCCACTCCCAAGTAAGTATGCTTTGCCTACATCCCTGAAGAGGTTGACATTAAGATGTACCTATTTACCATGGGAAGACATGGCAAATATTGTAATGTTGCCAAACCTCGAAGTGCTTAAAATTAAAGACAATGGATTTGATGGTGATGTGTGGAGATTAAGTGATGAAGAGACTTTCAATCAACTTAAGTTCCTCCTAATCGATAGGACAAATCTGAAGCGCTGGGAAGCTGGCAGTGTTAACTTCCCAAAGCTGCAACACCTGGTTCTGAAAAGATGCATATACCTTGAGGAAATCCCTAAAGACATACGGGAAATTTATACCTTGGAGTCAATAGAGTTGCTTAATTGCCGAACTTCTGCTGCGAAATCCGTCAAAGAAATTAAAGAAGAGCAAGAGAGCATGGCAAATGATTGCCTTAGTGTCTGCATCCATGAGAAACCTT GGTGGGATTAG